A window from Bufo bufo chromosome 1, aBufBuf1.1, whole genome shotgun sequence encodes these proteins:
- the LOC120987196 gene encoding protein kinase C delta type-like, which produces RLDIPSARFYAAELVCGIQFLHSKGIIHRDLKPENILVAETGHIKITDFGLALDNMLGDRTATEYAGTKGYVAPEMLAKEEYGVGVDWYSFGVILNEIITSECTYQPALFARSGAKDIIKKLLQKDPAKRLGVHGNIRGHHFFQHIDWVSVEALRMAPPHIPVVTIYTSTLCQAIQPGHNGGSSGQEGTFTI; this is translated from the exons CGGCTTGACATCCCCAGTGCAAG ATTCTATGCCGCTGAGCTCGTGTGTGGCATCCAATTTCTCCATTCGAAGGGAATCATCCACAGAGACCTCAAGCCCGAGAACatcctggtggctgagacgggccATATTAAGATCACGGATTTCGGTCTCGCACTTGACAACATGCTTGGAGACCGCACAGCCACCGAATATGCTGGGACAAAGGGCTATGTGGCTCCTGAG ATGCTGGCTAAGGAGGAGTATGGCGTCGGAGTGGACTGGTATTCATTTGGTGTCATCTTAAATGAAATTATCACCAGTGAGTGCACTTACCAACCTGCACTGTTTGCACGCTCCGGCGCTAAAGACATCATTAAAAAG CTCCTCCAGAAAGATCCTGCCAAGCGCTTAGGAGTCCACGGGAACATCCGAGGCCATCATTTCTTCCAGCATATTGACTGGGTCTCTGTGGAAGCCCTTCGGATGGCCCCACCACACATCCCTGTAGTAA CCATCTACACCTCAACGCTGTGCCAGGCAATTCAACCTGGGCACAATGGAGGCAGCAGCGGCCAAGAAGGGACCTTTACCATCTAA